Proteins encoded in a region of the uncultured Paludibaculum sp. genome:
- a CDS encoding nucleoside-diphosphate sugar epimerase/dehydratase has translation MSRNHWATAIFVRSHRAIEAAILVGAFICATFLAFLLRFEFHIPAIFFTYLNYALVTIALVRTVTFITLGLHRSWWGHVSIQDLLRLAIACLSGSAGSIVILRLIGPAGFPRSIFVLDFLICFGLTAAIRVTARLFFEARRRKASRPATNRAIIYGAGDAGIMLAREIRQNLAMPYELCGFVDDDQKKRGSWIQGLRVLGDGTDLQRVSQSLQIQTVLIAIPSVTGTQMTTILKHCSLARVNYKTMPPLGDVIESHGLLNQIRDVAVEDLLGRKPVRLNTDQIRDKLEGRVVLVSGAAGSIGSELCRQIARFSPSVLVAFDAAETPLFYLEKDMRAAFPGVSFRPEIGSIQNRSRLNDVFGRYQPAMVFHAAAYKHVPMMESCPFEAVENNVFGTSVIASCAAEHGVKDFVMISSDKAVHPTNIMGATKRIAELVIRSMQARGTNFVSVRFGNVLGSNGSVVPIFKSQIAAGGPVTITHPDMKRYFMTIPEASQLVLQASTLGAGGEIFVLDMGDPVKISDLATNLILLSGLQPGKDVQIQYTGIRPGEKLYEELQLENEETVATTHEKIKVFSGQALGRAEMDAVVQQLQSACGSHDLGGLVLALKSAVPDYNPSSEILSSAIGDRTGSNPAVAQPTNASRATLPSGALPQGGAGPEFGLAG, from the coding sequence ATGAGTCGCAACCACTGGGCCACAGCCATCTTTGTGCGGTCCCACCGTGCTATCGAGGCCGCTATTCTGGTAGGCGCATTTATCTGCGCTACCTTCCTCGCGTTTCTCCTGCGGTTCGAATTCCATATCCCGGCGATCTTTTTTACCTATTTGAACTATGCGCTCGTCACCATTGCTCTAGTTCGTACCGTCACTTTCATTACTCTGGGCCTGCATCGCAGTTGGTGGGGCCATGTCTCGATCCAGGACCTGCTTCGTCTCGCCATCGCCTGTCTGTCCGGCTCCGCCGGTAGCATCGTCATCCTGCGCCTCATCGGACCCGCTGGCTTCCCTCGGTCAATATTTGTTCTCGACTTTCTCATCTGCTTCGGCCTGACTGCCGCGATTCGGGTCACGGCCCGCCTGTTCTTCGAGGCCCGAAGGAGGAAAGCAAGTCGGCCTGCGACCAATAGGGCCATCATCTATGGTGCCGGTGACGCGGGCATCATGCTGGCGCGCGAGATTCGGCAGAATCTCGCTATGCCCTATGAACTCTGCGGATTTGTCGATGATGATCAGAAAAAGCGAGGCTCCTGGATCCAGGGCCTCAGGGTTCTCGGCGATGGCACAGACCTGCAACGAGTTTCTCAGTCGTTGCAGATCCAGACGGTGCTTATCGCAATTCCGTCGGTCACCGGCACACAGATGACCACCATCCTGAAACACTGCAGTCTGGCAAGGGTTAACTACAAGACGATGCCGCCCCTGGGTGATGTGATTGAGTCCCATGGGCTCCTGAACCAGATTCGGGATGTGGCCGTGGAGGATCTTCTTGGAAGGAAGCCCGTGCGTCTCAACACCGACCAGATCCGCGACAAACTGGAAGGCCGGGTCGTGCTCGTCTCCGGAGCCGCCGGTTCCATTGGGTCGGAGCTCTGTCGCCAGATAGCCCGTTTCTCACCCTCCGTGCTCGTCGCCTTCGATGCTGCCGAAACGCCATTGTTCTATCTGGAGAAAGACATGCGCGCCGCCTTTCCCGGCGTATCATTCCGTCCGGAAATTGGCAGCATCCAGAACCGCTCACGACTGAATGATGTGTTCGGGCGCTACCAACCGGCAATGGTCTTTCACGCGGCCGCCTACAAGCACGTGCCGATGATGGAGAGTTGTCCCTTCGAGGCGGTCGAAAACAACGTCTTCGGAACCAGCGTGATCGCGTCCTGTGCGGCGGAACATGGCGTGAAGGACTTCGTCATGATTTCGTCCGACAAAGCCGTTCATCCTACCAACATCATGGGGGCGACAAAGCGAATCGCTGAGCTCGTGATTCGTTCGATGCAGGCCCGCGGTACGAACTTTGTGTCCGTGAGATTCGGAAATGTCCTCGGAAGCAACGGCAGCGTGGTGCCTATCTTCAAGAGCCAGATCGCCGCCGGGGGGCCGGTGACCATCACACACCCGGACATGAAGCGCTACTTTATGACCATCCCGGAGGCATCGCAACTGGTGCTTCAGGCATCCACGCTGGGTGCAGGAGGAGAGATCTTTGTGCTGGACATGGGAGATCCAGTCAAGATTTCTGACCTCGCGACGAATCTGATTCTTCTCAGCGGTCTTCAGCCTGGCAAGGACGTTCAGATTCAGTACACAGGCATTAGGCCGGGCGAGAAGTTATACGAAGAGTTGCAACTGGAGAACGAGGAGACTGTCGCAACCACACATGAAAAGATCAAGGTATTCTCTGGTCAGGCTCTTGGTCGCGCGGAGATGGACGCAGTCGTGCAACAACTTCAGAGTGCCTGTGGCTCTCACGACCTTGGTGGCCTGGTGTTGGCTTTGAAGTCCGCAGTGCCGGACTACAACCCCAGCAGCGAGATCTTGAGCTCGGCAATAGGGGATCGAACGGGCAGCAATCCAGCCGTTGCCCAGCCCACAAACGCCTCCCGAGCGACGCTACCGTCAGGGGCGCTGCCCCAAGGGGGCGCCGGCCCGGAGTTCGGGCTTGCCGGATAG
- a CDS encoding UpxY family transcription antiterminator, translating to MEKNEDRSNADERDGAGTDGHLAPWFAVTVRPQHEQSAERGLAAKGLETYLPVYLAVRQWSDRTKTLQLPLFPGYVFCRFGRTDHTKVLRTPGVRTIVSFDGEPAPVPVSELDAVRKMLASGSPVEPWPFLEAGQRIRIASGPLSGVEGTLVETQESCRLVVNIEMFQRACAVRVDRNSVIALAG from the coding sequence ATGGAAAAGAACGAAGATCGCTCGAATGCAGATGAAAGAGATGGCGCTGGCACCGATGGGCACCTGGCTCCTTGGTTTGCCGTGACGGTCCGACCACAGCACGAGCAGAGCGCGGAGAGGGGTCTTGCCGCCAAGGGTCTCGAGACTTACCTGCCCGTCTATCTGGCGGTGAGGCAATGGTCCGACCGGACGAAGACGTTGCAGTTGCCGCTATTTCCGGGTTATGTGTTCTGCCGATTTGGCCGGACAGACCACACAAAGGTACTCAGGACTCCGGGTGTTCGGACCATCGTGTCGTTTGACGGCGAACCGGCGCCAGTACCCGTCTCGGAGTTGGATGCGGTCAGGAAGATGCTGGCCTCGGGGTCTCCGGTGGAGCCGTGGCCGTTCCTGGAGGCGGGTCAACGGATTCGCATTGCGTCGGGCCCGTTGAGCGGGGTGGAGGGGACGCTGGTGGAGACGCAGGAGAGTTGCCGGCTGGTGGTGAACATTGAGATGTTCCAGAGGGCGTGTGCGGTGCGGGTGGACCGGAACTCGGTGATTGCGCTGGCGGGGTGA